The proteins below come from a single Alligator mississippiensis isolate rAllMis1 chromosome 2, rAllMis1, whole genome shotgun sequence genomic window:
- the LOC109285146 gene encoding kyphoscoliosis peptidase has product MGTTHGMMTVSKQSMTLKVTPPTEGLFDLMVFARPSDSPGPYHWVCSYQIQCLEPISRENLPENPFHFWGLHQKVKDFGIEDCSWRGDLVVAARGALLLTLQTTRPLLATYELVHQELDASLSKKCLASQAEEDKLSCHVLCPFRGYYRLSVFVKELGDTAFKNAANFLIRCSGPVNRNELFPSGLSMHCGSGTYTRGRGLSNPSHPAPIITTMQGKCNITFHARPDVEVAAVLSKDNVTNTKYPMERYVLLTHLRNKVSVCILLPEPGIYKVGLFGKNKDHKDFAHVCDYIIRCFSNPRWPPFPRVYSLWRRGCILLQPRTGVLQEQSWVTFRVKMPKAHKALVIGHAKTELKPTQSKIWEGEVHTGPAGTLLKLVAKFSQQSTSMEVVLSFDVGSAG; this is encoded by the coding sequence ATGGGCACGACTCATGGGATGATGACCGTGTCCAAGCAGAGCATGACTCTCAAAGTGACCCCCCCAACAGAGGGCTTGTTTGACTTGATGGTCTTCGCGCGGCCATCAGACTCTCCAGGCCCCTATCACTGGGTGTGCTCCTATCAGATCCAGTGCCTGGAGCCCATCAGTAGAGAAAACCTGCCTGAAAATCCCTTTCATTTTTGGGGCCTTCACCAAAAGGTGAAGGACTTTGGTATCGAGGACTGCAGCtggagaggggacctggtggtcgCTGCAAGGGGAGCTTTGCTCTTGACTCTACAGACAACGCGGCCCTTGCTGGCCACATACGAGCTGGTTCATCAAGAGTTAGACGCTTCTCTGAGCAAGAAGTGCCTGGCATCTCAAGCAGAGGAAGACAAGCTGAGTTGCCACGTGCTGTGCCCTTTTCGGGGCTACTACCGGCTCTCGGTGTTTGTGAAAGAGCTAGGAGACACCGCGTTCAAAAATGCAGCCAACTTCCTCATCCGTTGCTCCGGCCCCGTCAATCGGAACGAGCTCTTCCCATCCGGCCTCAGCATGCACTGTGGGAGCGGGACTTACACCCGTGGAAGGGGCCTTTCCAACCCCAGCCACCCCGCCCCCATCATCACTACCATGCAGGGCAAGTGTAACATCACCTTCCACGCGCGGCCCGACGTCGAAGTGGCAGCCGTCCTGAGCAAGGACAACGTCACCAACACCAAGTACCCCATGGAGAGATACGTCCTCCTCACTCACCTGAGAAACAAGGTCAGCGTGTGCATCCTGCTTCCTGAGCCAGGCATCTACAAAGTGGGGCTCTTTGGCAAGAACAAGGACCATAAGGACTTCGCCCATGTCTGCGACTACATCATCCGCTGTTTCTCCAACCCCCGGTGGCCCCCTTTCCCCAGGGTGTACAGCCTGTGGAGGAGAGGGTGCATACTGCTACAGCCCAGAACTGGCGTGCTCCAGGAACAAAGCTGGGTCACATTTAGGGTCAAGATGCCCAAAGCCCACAAAGCTCTCGTCATTGGGCATGCCAAGACTGAGCTGAAGCCAACTCAGAGCAAGATCTGGGAGGGGGAAGTGCATACAGGGCCAGCTGGGACTCTGCTCAAACTGGTGGCTAAATTCAGCCAGCAATCCACCAGCATGGAGGTCGTCCTCTCGTTTGATGTGGGGTCTGCAGGGTAA